A window of Raineyella sp. W15-4 contains these coding sequences:
- a CDS encoding glycosyltransferase family 4 protein, protein MGFFSQWYEPEPGPAALTSVTARALAARGHEVHVLTGFPNYPTGTLAAGYRQVPQLHETLGGVHVTRVPLYLNHNQSAAKRLANYASFGLSAALFGVPLLPELDALWVNYSPITIALPMWLQQITRGTPTVCEVADLWPDTMAVSGLAGAGTIARMGRSGLERWCNAMYASSDAVVYISPGVGPILEDRGVPRERLRYIPKPADEQAFHPSGRSLRTELDIDPEAIVLVYAGTMGAAQGLGSLVEACALVNDPRLVVLLAGSGTQEGDLRSEAAAKGTSNIRFLGRLPQSQMANLLATADAAYVSLARYPLSAVTMPSKTQSILAAGRAILVTGTGDVVNLVDSHRVGFSAMPGDPASISQAIRGILQTGRGGLADMGRTARLLYEDEFSVDRTTTQVEALLGEVSRVQRKGRLKRTKAGSRG, encoded by the coding sequence TTGGGATTTTTCAGCCAGTGGTACGAGCCGGAGCCTGGGCCGGCGGCATTGACTTCGGTGACAGCGCGAGCACTGGCGGCCCGAGGACATGAGGTTCACGTTCTGACAGGCTTTCCCAACTACCCAACGGGCACCTTGGCCGCAGGCTATCGTCAGGTCCCACAGCTGCACGAGACGCTCGGTGGAGTGCATGTCACTCGCGTGCCGCTCTACCTCAATCACAACCAGTCAGCAGCCAAGCGCCTCGCCAACTACGCATCGTTCGGCCTGAGCGCAGCCTTGTTCGGCGTTCCGTTGCTCCCTGAGCTGGATGCATTGTGGGTGAACTATTCACCGATCACCATTGCCCTGCCGATGTGGCTCCAGCAGATCACGCGAGGCACGCCGACCGTCTGTGAGGTCGCGGACCTATGGCCGGACACGATGGCGGTGTCGGGGCTCGCCGGTGCCGGGACCATTGCCAGGATGGGGCGGTCGGGGCTGGAGCGTTGGTGCAATGCCATGTACGCATCCTCAGACGCCGTCGTCTACATCTCTCCGGGGGTGGGACCGATCCTGGAGGATCGGGGAGTCCCGCGAGAGCGCCTGCGCTACATTCCTAAACCCGCAGACGAGCAGGCCTTTCACCCGTCAGGGCGATCACTGCGCACGGAGCTCGACATCGATCCGGAAGCCATTGTGCTCGTGTATGCCGGAACCATGGGAGCCGCTCAAGGACTCGGGTCACTCGTCGAGGCGTGCGCCCTCGTCAATGATCCGCGACTGGTCGTGCTCTTGGCAGGATCGGGAACGCAGGAGGGGGACCTCCGCAGTGAAGCTGCGGCCAAGGGGACGAGCAACATTCGCTTCCTGGGACGCCTTCCCCAGAGTCAGATGGCGAATCTGCTCGCCACCGCGGATGCGGCGTACGTGAGCCTGGCCCGATACCCCCTCAGCGCGGTAACCATGCCGAGCAAGACGCAGTCCATTTTGGCCGCAGGTCGAGCGATTCTGGTAACTGGAACAGGGGACGTAGTCAACCTGGTGGACTCCCACCGGGTCGGGTTCAGCGCGATGCCTGGCGACCCCGCGTCCATCTCTCAAGCCATTCGCGGGATTCTGCAGACGGGGCGTGGTGGGTTGGCAGACATGGGCCGCACCGCCCGGCTCCTCTACGAAGATGAGTTCTCTGTGGACCGCACGACCACCCAGGTTGAGGCCCTGCTTGGCGAGGTTTCGCGGGTTCAACGAAAAGGGCGGCTGAAACGGACCAAGGCAGGCTCACGTGGTTGA
- a CDS encoding NAD-dependent epimerase/dehydratase family protein translates to MKILLTGADGFLGWHTRTRLSAQGCHEVIPVTRGIWSQLPKLARDVDAVIHVAGVNAHGEPTGNTDLATQVAEAMRSSESCKRIVYSNTIHAGNGTPYGSDKARSAEILAEVAAEKRATFVNLRFPNLFGEHARPNYNTFVATFIKAVVDGKVPNIVDRPIALLHAQEAAQKLIDGLTLERTVSEAESLALPIMGTQVTVQGVYEKLLYFDDLYSKGDIPALRSPFEIALFNSYRAALFPERSPISLVKHEDQRGSFFETIRVVDGGGQTSFSTTVPGVTRGNHYHLRKIERFVVLSGHARISLRRTFNDRVVSFDVSGDEPCVVDMPTMWSHNITNIGSDTLTTLFWINELFDPNDPDTFRDVV, encoded by the coding sequence ATGAAAATCTTGCTGACAGGCGCAGATGGTTTCTTGGGATGGCACACGCGCACGCGTCTCAGTGCGCAAGGTTGTCACGAGGTCATTCCGGTAACGAGGGGGATCTGGAGCCAGCTACCGAAATTGGCGCGTGATGTGGATGCGGTAATCCACGTTGCCGGGGTGAATGCGCATGGGGAGCCCACGGGAAATACCGATCTCGCGACTCAGGTTGCCGAGGCGATGCGAAGCTCCGAATCGTGCAAAAGGATCGTTTACTCAAACACGATCCATGCAGGGAATGGGACGCCCTATGGAAGCGATAAGGCACGTTCCGCTGAAATTTTGGCTGAGGTGGCAGCAGAAAAGAGAGCAACGTTTGTCAATTTGCGCTTCCCGAATCTTTTCGGGGAGCATGCGCGTCCCAACTATAATACCTTCGTCGCGACCTTCATCAAGGCTGTCGTAGACGGCAAGGTGCCTAATATTGTTGATCGCCCGATCGCTCTTTTGCATGCACAAGAGGCTGCACAGAAACTCATAGACGGACTAACGCTGGAGCGTACTGTGTCGGAAGCCGAGTCATTGGCGCTTCCGATCATGGGCACGCAGGTGACCGTTCAAGGCGTTTACGAGAAGCTGCTCTATTTCGACGACCTCTACTCGAAGGGGGATATTCCGGCATTGCGCTCGCCTTTCGAGATTGCCTTGTTTAACAGCTATCGGGCGGCTCTTTTTCCCGAACGTTCACCCATCTCGCTTGTTAAGCACGAAGATCAGCGTGGATCATTCTTCGAGACGATTCGAGTTGTGGATGGGGGAGGCCAGACATCATTCTCCACAACTGTGCCAGGAGTGACCCGAGGAAATCACTATCACCTGCGCAAGATCGAACGATTCGTCGTCCTGTCCGGTCATGCGCGGATCAGTTTGCGTCGAACATTCAATGACCGAGTTGTGAGTTTTGACGTTTCTGGTGATGAGCCGTGCGTTGTGGACATGCCCACAATGTGGTCGCATAACATAACCAATATCGGCTCGGATACCCTGACGACCCTTTTCTGGATCAATGAGCTCTTCGACCCCAACGATCCCGACACTTTCCGGGACGTGGTGTAA
- a CDS encoding sugar transferase, whose translation MSRARDFAVSAVGLFLLMPIFLLIALMIRLDSPGPVFFRQTRVGLYGRPFLIHKFRTMRVGAAGPAVSTATDSRITRVGMFLRRTKLDELPQLIDVLHGAMSLVGPRPEVPHYVSLWPDDLRPIILSVRPGITDPVTVGLRSEADILAQSPDPELTYVEELLPLKAQAYIEYIRTQSFWGDIRTILATFVAVIFPVHSAWLSEGLKQ comes from the coding sequence ATGAGCCGCGCGCGCGATTTCGCTGTCTCAGCCGTAGGGCTGTTCCTGCTCATGCCCATATTTCTGTTGATCGCTCTGATGATTCGGCTGGATTCGCCGGGCCCAGTCTTCTTCCGACAGACGCGCGTGGGCTTGTATGGTCGCCCCTTCTTGATCCACAAGTTTCGCACCATGCGGGTCGGTGCGGCAGGCCCAGCGGTGTCGACGGCGACGGATTCGCGCATCACACGTGTCGGCATGTTCCTGAGGAGAACCAAGCTCGACGAGCTGCCCCAGCTCATCGACGTGCTCCATGGCGCCATGAGCCTCGTGGGTCCACGTCCCGAGGTGCCCCACTACGTCAGTCTCTGGCCGGACGACTTGCGTCCGATTATCCTCTCCGTCCGACCAGGGATTACTGATCCCGTCACGGTAGGTCTACGCAGTGAGGCCGATATTCTGGCTCAATCGCCCGATCCGGAGCTGACGTACGTTGAAGAGTTGCTGCCCCTGAAGGCTCAGGCATACATCGAGTACATTCGTACCCAGTCTTTCTGGGGAGACATCCGAACCATTTTAGCGACGTTTGTGGCTGTCATCTTCCCCGTCCATAGCGCTTGGCTTTCCGAAGGACTCAAACAATGA
- a CDS encoding polysaccharide biosynthesis protein, whose amino-acid sequence MSEKILSNPISISDSVVTITGGTGSFGSTMAMDLLRKGVGGINIFSRDEAKQDAMRRRIDDVRVHYFIGDVRDADSVKRAVRGADFVFHAAALKQVPSCEFFPEQAVKTNVRGSYNVIEAAASAGVRSVVLLSTDKAVYPVNAMGMTKALMEKTAQAFARNNPKSTTTVALTRYGNVMYSRGSVIPLFIQQLQTGKPLTLTEPLMTRFLMSLEQSVDLVYHAFFHAAPGDLFVRKAPASTVETLARAVASLFGNDDPEIRVIGARHGEKLHETLVSRAEMVKAEDQGGYFRVPLDSRSLQYELYFEDGETRTAGVNDYTSENTNRLSVEQTKDLLLTIPEVAAVIERIVA is encoded by the coding sequence ATGAGCGAGAAGATCTTGTCTAACCCCATCAGCATCAGTGATTCCGTTGTAACCATCACCGGCGGCACCGGGTCTTTCGGCTCCACCATGGCCATGGATTTGCTCCGTAAGGGAGTCGGCGGCATCAACATCTTCAGTCGTGACGAGGCAAAGCAGGACGCCATGCGTCGTCGCATCGACGACGTGCGGGTCCACTACTTCATCGGTGACGTCCGAGACGCTGACAGCGTGAAAAGGGCCGTGAGGGGAGCTGACTTTGTCTTCCATGCTGCCGCGCTCAAACAGGTGCCATCGTGTGAGTTCTTCCCTGAGCAGGCCGTCAAGACCAACGTGCGGGGAAGCTACAACGTGATTGAAGCCGCAGCAAGTGCGGGGGTCCGTTCGGTGGTCCTCCTCAGTACGGACAAGGCTGTCTACCCCGTTAATGCGATGGGTATGACCAAGGCGCTGATGGAGAAGACCGCCCAGGCCTTCGCGCGGAACAACCCGAAGTCCACGACCACCGTCGCGCTAACCCGCTACGGAAACGTCATGTACTCGCGCGGCTCGGTGATTCCGCTCTTCATCCAGCAGTTGCAGACTGGGAAGCCTCTAACGCTGACCGAACCGCTGATGACCCGTTTCCTAATGTCGCTTGAACAGTCGGTCGATCTCGTCTACCACGCCTTTTTTCATGCTGCGCCAGGGGACTTGTTCGTCCGTAAGGCTCCCGCTAGCACCGTCGAAACGCTGGCACGTGCGGTCGCGTCCCTGTTCGGTAACGACGACCCAGAGATCCGCGTGATTGGCGCTCGTCACGGAGAGAAACTTCACGAGACGCTGGTGAGCCGCGCTGAGATGGTGAAGGCTGAAGATCAGGGTGGGTATTTCCGGGTCCCTCTGGATTCCAGATCACTGCAGTACGAGCTGTACTTCGAGGATGGCGAGACGCGAACGGCCGGTGTGAATGACTACACGTCGGAGAACACTAATCGGCTCTCGGTCGAGCAGACGAAGGATCTGCTGCTAACGATCCCTGAGGTTGCAGCCGTGATCGAACGGATCGTCGCCTGA
- a CDS encoding GNAT family N-acetyltransferase codes for MVDSTIEHTISRRDAAPLARLHRAAFPGFFLSKLGEPFLEQFYRGYVTDPTAVVAISRDNAGRPQGAAVGTTDPTDFFGRLLRRRFLGFVGASARATLKHPMAAPRLLKALTYRGDAPTGRQGALLSSICVDPTLSGQGIGSHLIRGWTRRAREMGAERAFLTTDAVGNESVNSWYLRERWVLSDCFVAHGDRPMNRYEYDLREVDEQS; via the coding sequence GTGGTTGATTCGACCATCGAACACACGATCAGCAGACGCGATGCGGCGCCGCTGGCCAGACTCCATCGGGCAGCCTTCCCGGGCTTCTTCCTGTCGAAGCTGGGTGAACCGTTTCTTGAGCAGTTCTACCGGGGCTACGTGACTGACCCGACAGCCGTTGTCGCGATCTCGAGGGACAACGCGGGACGTCCGCAGGGCGCTGCGGTCGGCACCACAGACCCTACAGATTTCTTCGGCAGGCTCCTACGACGCCGCTTCTTGGGCTTTGTCGGCGCCAGCGCCCGTGCCACACTAAAACACCCCATGGCCGCCCCCCGACTCCTGAAAGCACTTACCTACCGGGGAGATGCTCCGACCGGACGACAAGGCGCGCTGTTGAGCTCCATCTGCGTCGACCCGACTCTCTCTGGTCAGGGCATCGGTTCACACTTGATCCGAGGCTGGACCCGTAGGGCCCGGGAAATGGGAGCGGAACGGGCTTTTCTCACAACCGATGCTGTGGGCAACGAGTCGGTGAACTCCTGGTACCTCCGCGAACGGTGGGTGCTGAGTGACTGCTTCGTCGCGCACGGCGACCGCCCAATGAATCGGTATGAGTACGACCTTCGCGAAGTGGATGAGCAATCATGA